The following is a genomic window from Candidatus Vondammii sp. HM_W22.
GAGAATTTTATCCTGCACATCCAGCCCCTCATCCTCGCCATTGTCTTCCTTACCCATAGCCCTATTCATATTATCGTGGGCTGAACCACTCTGAGAGCTGTGGGCCTCATCAATGATGACAGCAAATCGGTTTCTGCTGAGATCATCGATGCCATCTATGATAAAAGGGAATTTCTGGATGGTCGTAATGATTATCTTCTTGCCTTGTTCCAGCGCTACCTTGAGTTCAGAGGATTTGAAGGCCGGAGCGATGATATTCTTAACCGCGGAGAACTCCTTGATGTTCTCACGCAACTGCTTATCGAGCAGGCGTCGGTCGGTCACCACGATCACCGAGTCGAACAGAGGCTGATCCAGCCCCTTGGCACCCGGCACATCCTCACTCACTGGATAGGCCTCGATCAGCTGATAGGCTGCCCAGGTGATGGAATTGGACTTTCCCGAACCGGCCGAATGCTGAATCAGGTAGGTCTGCCCTACCCCTTTGGTACCGACATCCGCTATCAGCTTTCGCACCACATCCAACTGGTGGTAACGGGGAAAGAACAGTGTTCGCTTGTTCAATGACCTCTTGGCACTAGCATCGAGCCTGACGAAGTGTTGGATAATACTGGCGATGCTCTCCTTGCTGAACACCTCCTCCCAGAGATAAGACGTCTTGTGACCATTGGGGTTCGACGGATTACCTGTACCGAAATTAAAGCCCTTGTTGAATGGAAGAAAAATGGTGCTCTTCCCTGCCAGTTTGGTGGTCATGTAGACCTCATCGGTATCCACCGCCATGTGAACCAGACATCGGCCGAACTGCATCAGGGACTGGGCAATATCCCGATCATTACGATACTGCTTCTGCCCATGATAGCGGGCAGTCTGGCCGGTCCATGGGTTTTTTAACTCCAGGGTAGCGAAAGGCAGGCCATTGATGAAGAGCACCAGATCGATCTCTTCCAGAGTGTTGGCCAGCGAATAACGCACCTGACGGGTACTGCTGAAGATGTTCTCGGCGAAGTTCTGCTTTACCTTCTCAGAGCTACTGGCAAGTGGTGCTGGATACATCAGGTGGAGATGGGCGTCATCAACACTGAGCCCCTTCTTCAGCAGGTGAAGCAGCCCGTACTTTTTAACCAACCGGTCATAGCGTTCAAGCACCTTCCGTTGCCGGTCGGCACCGCCTTTTTGCAGCTTAGCCAACGCCTCTTCCTGGGTATTTTCCAGAAAACCCCAGAACCGCTTGGTATCAATGGCGTAATGGGCATTGAAGTCCAGTGGTAAACCCAACTCATAGCCATGACTGGCGCTGAACGGGATATCCCCACCCTCTGCGACTCGCTTCTGCTCCTCCAGGCATGTACCGGGAAGGTATCTCTCTATGGCCGCTTCCAGGGCCTGCTCGCTGGTATCACTTACCATAAGTCCCTCTTCTTTATTTTATTCGTTTTTCTTTACAACGATACGACTGCTCAAAGCCCCTGGGTCTTGAGTTTACTACCCGAATTTTGCAGTGGTGCCTTGAATTTTTTTTGGGTGATGAGTAACTCATCCCCCAGAGCAGAGGGCTGATTGGCCTGCCACTCCTGCAGGTGTTCGCGCTCCTTAAAATCCAAATCGCTGAAGGTCTTTACCGTAACCGGCGAGATGCGATTATCTTGTGAGTTGATCATGTACATAGCGGTTCCTTTCCTTAATTTCTATCCGTTCTGCCTTAGCCTGCCAGCGTCTCTTCCTGCAATTCTTCAACACCGGGCACCTTGATCTTGCCGGTCACGGCGCTGTTGATGAGAGTGGCCTTGTACTCCTTCAAGTGTTCTATCTGCTGTTGTTGTAGGTCGATAGCTTTGTTGATTTTGGCGGATTCGGTTTCAATGTGGGTGATGATTGCAATTTGCTCATCCTCTGGCGGAACCACCATGAAACGCTGTGCCAAATTATTGTATCGGATTCTTACAGCACGCTGCCGTACTGCATTACAAATAACCTGGATGTATCTTGCCAACGCCATTTCGCGAAGAAGCAGCGCAAAATACTCTGGGTGATACTTATCTAAAACAGGGTCACAGACCACATACTCAGGCGTGCACTTACCGTCTGAATCGGAGACACCGATTGCGCCTTCAAAAGCGTCCATAGAGTTAAGAACCAGTTGACCAATCCTAATCCCCTGATAACCCTGCTCCAGGATAGCTTCGGTATAACCACCCAAGCGCCGTTTGGACCTTAAAGTTACTTGCCCATCGCGATATGATGTAACAACACCATCCCCCTTTCTTAGCTCCAACCTACTCTGTGTGAATAAATATTTAAATCGCTCACCCTTCCAATGCACCGGCATCTCCCCAATCCACTCCACTCCGGAGTCGCGCATGGGGGCATCGGGATTGAGGCCACGGGTGACGGCGTTCTGGATGAGGATTTGCTTGCGCTCTTTGAGCAGGGTGATCTGTTGTTCCTTGATCGCTACCGCTTGGTCGATTTGGGTGGTTTTACGATCCAGGAAGGTGGCGATGGCGGTTTGTTCCTTATATGGCGGTGCAGCTAATAGGAAATTAGACACAAAACTAGAAGGAACCCGCTTTTGTCCTGCAGAACCTGTCATCATTTGTTCGCCTAAGCTCATAAACAAATGTGACTTTGACAGGTAGTATATGTACTTTGGATGAGCCCTTTTCCTACACCTCAGCACGTGAAACTCAGTAGACCCGAAACCCAAATCCGCTGGCATTTCACCAAGATGTGCTCCTTTTCCATTTTCAAAGCACGGAGTTATCTTCGCAACAATAACGTCATGCTTCCTGAAACTAGTAAAACCCTGTATAAGCTGCTTTATTTCTTTCTTCGTACCATAATCAACAGCCCCATTATTCGAGACATTTTTCATAGGCAGGAAGCATGCTATGTCCTTCTCTTCACTTGGTGACAATCTGAGTACAGGGTTAACAAATGCCAAATGTTTTAGCCTTTTGTACTTCCAGTGGCCAGGAACACAGCCAAGCCACTCTATACCAGAATCCCTATATGACTCATACCTCTGGATGACGCAAAGCTGATCAGTCACTCTCCACCCCCGACACCTCTTCCACGGTGGTTCCAAAAATGTCGGCGATCAACCCCTCAGCCTGCCGCTCCAGGGCGACGATATCAGAAGCTACCTCCTCCATGCTGCGCAGGGGTTTGTGGCGGTAGAAGTATTTATTGAAGCTAATCTCGTAACCGATCTTGGTAGAGTCGAGGTTAATCCACGCCTCATCTACATGAGGTTTGACCTCGGCAAGGAAGTAGCGGTGGATGCTGTCCTTGAGGGGCACTGACTCGCTATCGCGTAGGTCGGTGCAGGGTTCGTATGTAATGTACTCACCCTTCTTACCCGCGGGGTAGTAGCCATAGTCGGACAGTTGCTGTTCGCTACAGTCCAGGTGCTGCAACAGAACATTGAGCTTGTCGCTGTTGAGTTTGACCCTCTTCTTGACCACCTTCTCAGCTGTTTCATCGTACCAACTGACCGCATTGAGGATGGCGTTCTTCTCGGTGGCGGAGAGTTTTATCTTTTGCGCCTTAAGGGCTGTGTCCACCAGCACTTTGAAATGGTTGAAATCGCTGTACTCACCCCGCCCGATTTCCGCCATCAGGGTAGTGGCTGTCTCCACCAGCATGCGCAACTTCCGCCAGGTATCTGGGTTGAGCAATTTGCCGCGCTGTTTGGCATTAAGACTGATCTCATTCTCTTCACACCAGGCAAGGATGACCTTTTCATGTTTCTTGAGAGTGTCGCCGCTGTAGATGGCATCACCATGCGCTTCATAGACCCACTGCATCGGTTCGCGTAGCGCCTTATCGAAGCGCAGGGTTTCGATGCATTTGACGCTGAATTGGGCCTGACGGCGGTCGGGGCGTTCGATGTTGACCTTGTAGTAGCCGAAATCACTATTGTCGAAAACTTGGGCGGCAATGCCCTCCTCCTCCGCATCTCGCTCCACTTCGGCCAGTTGCAGGTAGGTTTGGGTAATTTGCTCAATATGCTCAGGGGCAAACTCACAGTTCTTATTGCCCAGGTTCTTGCGCAGCTTACGGTAGAGCTGGCTGGCATCGATGAGCTGCACCTTGCCCTTTCTCTACTCCGGCTTGTTGTTGGATAGCAGCCAGATGTAGGTGGTGATGCCGGTGTTGTAAAAGAGGTTGTTGGGGAGCTGGATAATCGCCTCCAGCAGATCATTCTCAATGATGTAACGGCGGATGTTGCTCTCGCCACTGCCAGCATCGCCGGTAAAGAGGCTGGAACCGTTGTGAACCGTGGCGGTGCGAGACCCACTGGGGCTGTTGGCCAACCCTTTCATCTTGCTCACCATCTCCATGAGAAACAGCAGCTGACCGTCAGAGGAGCGTGGGGTGGCATCCACCGTCTGTTCATTGCCCCAGTAGTCTTTAAGTTTGACGAGGAATCGTGGGTCGATAACCTCTTTACCATCCTTGATGAACTTCTGCTCGCTGGCCCAGCTCTTGCCATAGGGCGGATTGGAGAGCATAAAGTCGAAACGCTGACCGGCAAACTCATCTGTAGAGAGCGTGGAGCCCGACTTGCATGTTGGCCGGGTTATTGCCCTTGATCATCATGTCGGACTTACAGATGGCGTAGGTCTCATCGTTGATCTCTTTTCCATAGAGATAGATATCGCCAGTAGCACGGATAGCTCCGGCCTCATCCTTGATGTAGTTCTGCGATTCGGTGAGCATGCCACCAGAGCCGCAGGCGGGGTCATAGATGGTCATCACCGGCGGCAGGTTCTCTTTGATGGAATCGAAGATGAGGTGGGTCATTAAGTGAATCACCTCTCGGGGGGTGAAGTGCTCCCCTGCCTCTTCGTTGTTCTCTTCGTTGAACTTACGGATCAACTCCTCGAATATATAGCCCATGCCAAGGTTGCTGAGGGCAGGCAGTTTGTTTCCATCCGGGTCTTCCACATCGTGGGGAGTGAGGTTGATGTAGGGTGAGATGAACTTCTCCAGCACATCAAGCAGCACGTCCTTGCCTGCCATGTGGCGTACCTTAGCCTTGAGTTCAAACTTCTCGATGATCTCTTTGACATTCGCGCTGAAGCCGTTGAGATACTCCTCCACATTGGCTTGTAGGATTTGCTGGTTGTTGGTGGCGGTCTTGTAGAGTTGGGTAAGGGTCCACTTGCTGGTGTTGTAGAAGACATAACCAGAGGCATCCTTCAGGGGAGCATCGTCCAGCTCGGTAAGTTTCATCTCCTCCCGCTGGAATTTAATATCCTCCAGCACCTTCTCTTTGGTTGGCTCCAGCAACGTATCGAGGCGGCGTAGCACCACCATGGGGAGAATGACGTCACGGTACTTGCCACGCACGTAGACATCGCGCAGACAGTCGTCAGCGATGGACCAGATGAAAGAGACGAGCTTGTTGTGCGCGCTATGATTCACGTAAATTGTTCCTTCTTTATATTCATATTCAGATATTTCGGTACCCATCAATGAAGGCGTATAGCCTTGCTTGGCTCTCTTGCGTACTGACCGCTGGTTTCGCAACTTTCTCTGATCAGTTCCTTGAGTGACCGATTGGTAATCTCTTCATTGAAAAGCCGTTCGGAGTCATCAATCTTAACTTGCAGCGCATGTTCAAACGCCTCACTGAAACCGAGAATGTTCATAACAACATCACCTTTGGGTGGCCAGGCGACGGCTTTGCCGTCATCTGATACCGACCCAAAAGGCACCAGGTCAATCCAACCACCCTTGGTTGTATTAAGACGATGTGGCGTCTTTGTCTCGGAAAACCCTGACGCCAACAGGTTGGTCTTTAGTGTTTCGAACGCTGACCAATCTGGTACCTGAATGGCGAAATCAAGATCCTGTGTTGCACGAGTAATCTTTGCACCATAGTAGTGATGCAATACCAGCTCTCTGGCAGTAGCCCCGATAACGAAAAACGGGATACCTAGATGCTGAGCTGCACCGGCTACCGACTGAAGGACAGCAAGCGTGTTGGGATCAATCTTGTTGGAGATGTCGAGCGATGTACTCGTCATAAATCATCCCCGCTGCTTCTTGGTTTCTTGGGTCCGCTGTTGCAATCAAGTCCGCGTAGGCCAACACCGGAGGCACCACGCCTGGTTTGGCGATATCTAAAAATGGTAATGCGCCATCTCGCCAAAACGTTTGGTAGAGCTGGACCCTGCCGGCCTCTTCAAACATCGCTTCAGGCGCCGCTCTCAGCCGAGTTCGAGCAAGAAACTTGCTCTTTGCCTCTTTAGGCAGATAAACGGTGGCGACTGCTGGTTTTAGGTATTGGGTGTATTGCGCTGCTGCGATCTCTCCGCCCCAATAGCCATGGAACTCCTGAATATCGAAACCTTGCCGCCAGTAAGGATCATCAGCGAAGAAATCACCAATGGTCACTTTCGGACGAAGCTTCTCTGGGTAGGCTTCTACCCAACGATCAAGCAGGCGCTTGTATTCAACCAGTTCGCGCTCTTTGTTGTTCCCGTACTTAAAAATGAATCCTGCCTCTTTCAGCCCATTGATAACCCACCCCACGGTGCCTAAAGCCACGCCAGCTACATCAGCTATCTCCCGATAGGGTGCAGCCACCAGTTCGGGACGGCATAGAAATGCAAACACAACCTTTAAGCCGGTTCGGTCAAAGGCACGGTTGGTATCTCCCTTGGGTTGTCCCGCCTCCTGCTTCGGCTTGCGCTTTCCGGTCACCAGGACATATACCGGTGGCATATCTAAATAGGCATTCCCGACGGTGTCGATGAACTGGACGCGCTGCTCACGCAGTTTCTCTGCCATCTTGGGATTAACGTAGTCAGCGACCAACAGGCCTTTCATCGGTAATGTTTGAACCTGATTGATCAGGGCGCCAAGATTAGCTTGTGGCGCCCAGCGCTTGACCTCCGCTGCCAAGCGTTCATTTCGACCTTCAAGTGTCAGCACCGCATCAAGCGTGTGCCGGCCCTGCTTCACCTGAAGTTCATCTATCTTCAGTTGCAAGCCTGTTTCACGCGCAACGGCGTCAATCGCTCGATTCAGGATCTTTGTGTCTGCTTGGTCTTTGTTGCCTATGTACATAATTTATGGCAGTACATTAATAATGTACGACTCTCAATAATAAACGAACCACTCATTGAGGATAGAGCTGCTTGTTCACAATAATATATTGTTCATTATTAATGTACAACTTAATCACGTATATGCGATAGACAATACCTCTTATCGAGTAGGCAGCTTATCCTCCGGCTTAATAGACATAGGCCATTGGTTAACTAAGAACGACCATATTGGAAAACTTAATGCCTTTCTTGTTGTACGCCCTATCACTCAGACTGAAACTTTAACCCCCAGACCTCATCGATAAATTTAACCAAGTAATGCTTGATACACAGAAAAAAGTGTTTCAAAAAATATATGGCCATGACTTTAAATTATTGACCTTCTTCCACGAAATACGATCCCTAGCAGAGCGCACATACAAGGACCAGGGAGTCGACACAAAAACCTTACTGGGTCATAGACGCCAATCCCAGA
Proteins encoded in this region:
- a CDS encoding restriction endonuclease subunit S; amino-acid sequence: MQRYESYRDSGIEWLGCVPGHWKYKRLKHLAFVNPVLRLSPSEEKDIACFLPMKNVSNNGAVDYGTKKEIKQLIQGFTSFRKHDVIVAKITPCFENGKGAHLGEMPADLGFGSTEFHVLRCRKRAHPKYIYYLSKSHLFMSLGEQMMTGSAGQKRVPSSFVSNFLLAAPPYKEQTAIATFLDRKTTQIDQAVAIKEQQITLLKERKQILIQNAVTRGLNPDAPMRDSGVEWIGEMPVHWKGERFKYLFTQSRLELRKGDGVVTSYRDGQVTLRSKRRLGGYTEAILEQGYQGIRIGQLVLNSMDAFEGAIGVSDSDGKCTPEYVVCDPVLDKYHPEYFALLLREMALARYIQVICNAVRQRAVRIRYNNLAQRFMVVPPEDEQIAIITHIETESAKINKAIDLQQQQIEHLKEYKATLINSAVTGKIKVPGVEELQEETLAG
- a CDS encoding type IV toxin-antitoxin system AbiEi family antitoxin, with amino-acid sequence MYIGNKDQADTKILNRAIDAVARETGLQLKIDELQVKQGRHTLDAVLTLEGRNERLAAEVKRWAPQANLGALINQVQTLPMKGLLVADYVNPKMAEKLREQRVQFIDTVGNAYLDMPPVYVLVTGKRKPKQEAGQPKGDTNRAFDRTGLKVVFAFLCRPELVAAPYREIADVAGVALGTVGWVINGLKEAGFIFKYGNNKERELVEYKRLLDRWVEAYPEKLRPKVTIGDFFADDPYWRQGFDIQEFHGYWGGEIAAAQYTQYLKPAVATVYLPKEAKSKFLARTRLRAAPEAMFEEAGRVQLYQTFWRDGALPFLDIAKPGVVPPVLAYADLIATADPRNQEAAGMIYDEYIARHLQQD